The window GGGAAGTGGTACCTCCGCTCTGACGACGATTTTGGTTTTGGCGGTGATACCGGTTCCGGCAGCGATACTTTTTCCAATGACGGTGATGGCTTTGGCTTTGGCGGCGGGGTATCCTCCGCGCCTTCTCCCCAGGCATCTGCCCTTTCCAGTGTAAAGATAGGAGGTGAAGTATCGGCGGCACTCCTGGGCTTTACCGATGATTTTGAAACGGCGGATAAAATAAAGCAGGGCCAATTAGGGGATGTTTTTTCCGGGGCCCTTAATTTTTCTGTCTCCGGTTCCGCCGCCGATGCGGTGATCAACCTGAACCTGACCCCGTCCGCTTCCCCGTTGACCATAGACGAAGCCTATGTGCGGGCCTACTTCGGTCCGGTGAACATTGAGGGCGGTATCAGGAAGCTTAGCTGGGGTAGAGCCGACAGCTTCGGCCCCCTGGACGTGGTTAATCCCCTGGATTATACGGACCTTACCAAAATATCCGACCCCATGAGCCTAAAAATTGGGCTGCCCCTGGCACATGTTTCATGGGGTATCGGTAATTTCTCCAAACTGGAAGGGGTGTTTATCCCCGGTTTCCAAGGCCACCGCTTTGCCATGGAAGGACGTTGGGTTCCGTCGCAGATTACCGATTTGCAAGAACAGGGTATTGATCTAGAAAATCACTATCAGACAGACACCGCCTCTTTGCAGTACGCCCAAGCTGGTCTCCGGTTTACTACCACCGTAGGTTCATCGGATTTTGGGGTGCAGTATTACTACGGTAGACTTCCACGTCCCGCTCTGGATATAAAGCTTGACAGATATTTCATCAACCATGATCCCAATGATGTTTTATCCATTGACTATAACGATTACCATCAAATCGGCATTGATTTTGCCCGGGTTATCGCGGATTTTAATGTCCGGGCTGAGGCGGCGGCCAATATTACCGGGGACCTTGATGGAGACCGGGGGGATGTTTACAATCCTTCCGTTGCATGGTCCCTGGGCTTTGACCGGGATATCGGGGGGGTCAATGTGAACCTGCAAGTTACCGAGAATATACTCCTCTTCCAGGATAAAATAGGGAAGGACCCAATGGTCATTGATACTGAGGATGGAAAGGATGTGACCGCCACCAGGCTTACCCTGATCCTTTCCAAAAAGCTTTTTCGGGATAAACTTGAAATCAAGGCCGTAGGACTTTGGGACATGGAGGATAAGGCTTGTCTTATTATGCCAACCATAGCCTGGACCCAAAACGATGTGTCCATTGCATTAAGCGGCGGCATTTTTGGCGGTATCTTCGGCTTCTCTGATGATGGTGAACTGGGTCAGTACCGCGATAACCATTTTGTTAAAGCGGTACTGACGTACAGTTTCTAAAGAATTATTTTACGGTGATCAGCTCGTAAGTCCCGCTGCCCAGGCCGATTTTCTCCGCATGGGCAATCTGGACCCGCCAGTCCGTGGTAGGATGGATGTTCGTAAAGTGATCTTCGTTTTTGTTGCTGTCCTTGTGCGTGTGTTCCCGCTCAGAAAGAATACTGGTGGGAATCGCCGGGGCGGCATTGACCGCATCAATACAGGCATGGTCCAGGGCAACGGGGTCAAAGCTGGCAAAGATCCCGATATCCGGAACAACCGCAGCATCGCTTTCCCCGTGGCAGTCGCAGTAGGGTGACACCTGGTTTACCACACTGACGTGGAAATTGGGCCGCCCATGCAGTACCGCCTGGGTGAATTCGGCGATTTTGCTGTTGAGGGTATCATTACTGGTACCGCTTTCGTTTGAAATGGCATGGAAGTTACAGACCCCGATACAGCGTCCGCAGCCAACGCAAAGATTATGATCGATCTTGGCTTTTTTGTTGCTGTCAAAGGTAATGGCGTTCTGGTTACAGTATTTAGTACAGGTCTTACAGCCGGTACACGCATTCTGGTCAACCTCGGGCTTGCCATCGTTGTGCATGAGCATCTTGCCCGCCCGGCTCCCGCTTCCCATACCGATATTCTTAAGAGCCCCGCCGAAACCAGCGCCTTCGTGCCCCTTAAAGTGATTCAGGGAGACAACAATATCCGCATCCATAATTGCCCGGCCTATCTTGGCGGTCTTACAGTAGATTCCTCCGGGGATCGGAACTTCCACATCATCGGTACCCTTGAGCCCGTCGGCAATGATGTTCTGTACCCCCGTGGACAGGGGAGAATAGCCGTTCTCAAAGGCTGCGTCCATGTGGACCAGGGCATTGTTGCGCCGTCCCACATAGAGGGTATTGCAGTCTGTCAGGAACGGCTTGCCCCCCAGGGCTTTAATTCTGTCCGCCACCACCTTGGCAAAGTTGGGCCTGAGGAAGGCCAAATTTCCCGGTTCTCCAAAGTGGATCTTAATAGCCACATACTTCTGATTAAAATCAATTTGCTCAATACCGGCCTTCCGGATCAACCGATCCAATTTGTTCAGCAAACTGTCTCCGACTTTACAACGCATATCGGCAAAGTACACCTTTGATGTTCCCATTCCGATACCCCCTTTTCATGGTTTATGAAATTTTCTTCCCGCTATAATACAGGGTTCCGACGGAACCCAAAACATACCAGATATATCCGGTATGTCATGTATGCCATACTTGGAGTGATTTTTTTAAGGCGTCGTTAAAGAACTGCCAGTCGTGGGCTCCTTCCCACTCTTCATAGGTATAATCTAAATTCAATTTTTCTATCTGCTCCTTAAAGCGTAAGTTCTCTTTCCGGAGATTATCCTCAGCGCCGCATGCTGCGTATATCTTAGGCCTGACGGAGTTGGACGCAAGCTTTTCTGCAAGCTTGATAATTTCGTCACCATCGGTATAGGCCAGCTCCTCCCCAAAGGCGGTTTGGAAATCCCGGAGTATGGCCTCCGCTTCCGGGCCTCCGGTTTTTAACCAGTAGTCGGTATTTTTCCGCAGCCCATTAAGGTGTTCATCGATAAACAAACAGGCCGGGGAGATGGCCCCGCAGAATCCGTACTGTTCAGGCTTGGTAAGAGCGCATTTCAGGGCGCCGTAGCCCCCCATGGAACAGCCGATTACTGCGGTATCCTCCCGCTTGGCAGATATGTTAAACACCTTTTTGCTTATTTTGGGAAGTTCCTCGCTGACATAGGTAAAGTAATTATACCCATGCTTCATATCCGCGTAGAAGCTTCTTCCCACTGCGGGCAAGACGAATAGTACATTGTATTCCCTGGCAAAAATCTGCAATAAGGTACTATCAATCCAGGAATTCTGATCATTGTGAAGACCGTGGAGGAGATAACATACCCTATAGGCGCCTTCTTCCTGGTACTGGTCGGGGGCTAAAACACTTATCCCCGTATAGAGGTGTAAAACTTCCGAATAAACATTTCCGCGTAGTATCATTGTTTTCTCCTATTGGGCTGTTTTTCGCCCGATTTTTGCCCAAGTATCCCGGAGCCCCACCGTTTTGTTGAAAACCGGCGCTCCGCCTTTGGATACATCAGGGTCCCTCGCAAAATATCCCAGCCTTTCAAACTGGAACCGGTCCCCGGGAACCGCCTTTGCCAGGCTTTTTTCGCCATAGGCATGGGAAACAAGTTCCAGGGAATTGGGGTTGAGGTTATCCAGGAAGGTCTTTCCCGGCGCCGTTTCCATGGGCCGCTCCACAGCAAAAAGGTGGTCATAGATCCGTACCTCAATGGGAATGGCGTCCGCCGCAGAAAGCCAGTGGATGGTCCCCTTAACCTTGCGGTTGTCCGGGGCATTGCCTCCCTTGGTTTCCGGGTCGTAGGTGCAGCGCACCGCGGTGATATTCCCCGCAGCATCCTTATCAAAGCCCGTACAGGTAACGATATACCCGTAGCGCAGCCGTACCGAATTACCCGGAAAGAGCCGGAAATACTTGGGAGGCGGAACCTCCGCAAAATCGTCCTGTTCTATCCAGAGCTCCCGGGTAAAGCACAATTTCCGGGTCCCCGCTTCGGGATCCTCGGGGTTGTTCACCGCCTCAAGCTCTTCGGCCCCGGTGTCCCAGTTTTCGATAATAAGCTTGAGCGGTTTGAGTACCGCCATCACCCGGGGGGATCGCTTGTTTAGATCCTCCCTAAGACAATATTCCAAAAAGGCAATATCTACCATGCTATCGGTCTTGGCAATCCCGATTTGGGAGACAAAGCTCCGTATAGCCTCCGGAGTATAGCCCCGCCGGCGTAGTCCCGCGATGGTGGGCATCCGGGGATCGTCCCAGCCGGAAACATGGTTATCCTGGACCAGCTTGAGGAGCCAGCGTTTGGACAGCACCGTATGGGTCATATTGAGCCGGGCAAATTCGATCTGGCGGCTGGGGAACACCTCCGCTTCACTGATAAACCATTCGTAGAGGGGCCGGTGGATTTCGTATTCCAGGGAGCACAAAGAATGGGTAATCCCTTCCTTGGCGTCCGAAAGGGGGTGCTGGAAATCGTACATGGGGTAGATGCACCACTTGTTCCCGGTACGGTAATGGGTTTCCCGGCGTATCCGGTACATCACCGGGTCCCGCAGGAGCAGGTTGGGGTGGGCCATGTCGATCTTTGCACGCAGAGTCCGGGCCCCATCGGGGAATTCCCCCGCCCGCATCCGGGCAAGGAGCTCGAGGTTTTCCTCCACCGAACGATCCCGATAGGGGCTGTTCCGGCCCGGGGGGGTATTGGTGATATTGTTTTTATCCTCCACCGCCGTACCCCGGTATTCGCTCATCTCCTCGTCGGTAAGGTCGTCCACATAGGCGTGGCCCTTCTTGACGATAGTCACCGCCAGATCGTAGAGGTATTCGTAGTAGTCTGACGCGTAGTACTCCCGGTCTTCCCAGTCGTAGCCCATCCAGGAAACATCCCGCTTGATGGCCTCCACATATGAGATATCCTCTTTTTCCGGATTGGTATCGTCAAAACGGAGGTTGCATTTCCCTTTGAACCGTTCTGCCATGGAAAAGTCGATATAGAAGGCCTTACAGTGACCAATATGGAGCCAGCCGTTGGGTTCCGGGGGAAATCGAGTATGGACATAGTCAAACCGGCCGTTTTGCAGGTCTTCTTTAATGAAATCGCTGATGAAGTCCGCAGACTCTTCCGCCATAGTGAAAAACTCCTCATGAAGGCTGTGAGCTCAGAATAGTATAAAAACGATTTTATAACAATAAGTGGCCTAAAAATTTGTAAGGTAGCAGATACCTAACAGCAAAACCGCCCAAAGGCTTTCATTACAGGGGGTCCT is drawn from Treponema primitia ZAS-1 and contains these coding sequences:
- a CDS encoding DUF1302 family protein, producing MKRFLFSLLVLSLVLLPGKWYLRSDDDFGFGGDTGSGSDTFSNDGDGFGFGGGVSSAPSPQASALSSVKIGGEVSAALLGFTDDFETADKIKQGQLGDVFSGALNFSVSGSAADAVINLNLTPSASPLTIDEAYVRAYFGPVNIEGGIRKLSWGRADSFGPLDVVNPLDYTDLTKISDPMSLKIGLPLAHVSWGIGNFSKLEGVFIPGFQGHRFAMEGRWVPSQITDLQEQGIDLENHYQTDTASLQYAQAGLRFTTTVGSSDFGVQYYYGRLPRPALDIKLDRYFINHDPNDVLSIDYNDYHQIGIDFARVIADFNVRAEAAANITGDLDGDRGDVYNPSVAWSLGFDRDIGGVNVNLQVTENILLFQDKIGKDPMVIDTEDGKDVTATRLTLILSKKLFRDKLEIKAVGLWDMEDKACLIMPTIAWTQNDVSIALSGGIFGGIFGFSDDGELGQYRDNHFVKAVLTYSF
- a CDS encoding DUF362 domain-containing protein, which codes for MGTSKVYFADMRCKVGDSLLNKLDRLIRKAGIEQIDFNQKYVAIKIHFGEPGNLAFLRPNFAKVVADRIKALGGKPFLTDCNTLYVGRRNNALVHMDAAFENGYSPLSTGVQNIIADGLKGTDDVEVPIPGGIYCKTAKIGRAIMDADIVVSLNHFKGHEGAGFGGALKNIGMGSGSRAGKMLMHNDGKPEVDQNACTGCKTCTKYCNQNAITFDSNKKAKIDHNLCVGCGRCIGVCNFHAISNESGTSNDTLNSKIAEFTQAVLHGRPNFHVSVVNQVSPYCDCHGESDAAVVPDIGIFASFDPVALDHACIDAVNAAPAIPTSILSEREHTHKDSNKNEDHFTNIHPTTDWRVQIAHAEKIGLGSGTYELITVK
- a CDS encoding alpha/beta hydrolase, giving the protein MILRGNVYSEVLHLYTGISVLAPDQYQEEGAYRVCYLLHGLHNDQNSWIDSTLLQIFAREYNVLFVLPAVGRSFYADMKHGYNYFTYVSEELPKISKKVFNISAKREDTAVIGCSMGGYGALKCALTKPEQYGFCGAISPACLFIDEHLNGLRKNTDYWLKTGGPEAEAILRDFQTAFGEELAYTDGDEIIKLAEKLASNSVRPKIYAACGAEDNLRKENLRFKEQIEKLNLDYTYEEWEGAHDWQFFNDALKKSLQVWHT
- a CDS encoding glutamine--tRNA ligase/YqeY domain fusion protein; its protein translation is MAEESADFISDFIKEDLQNGRFDYVHTRFPPEPNGWLHIGHCKAFYIDFSMAERFKGKCNLRFDDTNPEKEDISYVEAIKRDVSWMGYDWEDREYYASDYYEYLYDLAVTIVKKGHAYVDDLTDEEMSEYRGTAVEDKNNITNTPPGRNSPYRDRSVEENLELLARMRAGEFPDGARTLRAKIDMAHPNLLLRDPVMYRIRRETHYRTGNKWCIYPMYDFQHPLSDAKEGITHSLCSLEYEIHRPLYEWFISEAEVFPSRQIEFARLNMTHTVLSKRWLLKLVQDNHVSGWDDPRMPTIAGLRRRGYTPEAIRSFVSQIGIAKTDSMVDIAFLEYCLREDLNKRSPRVMAVLKPLKLIIENWDTGAEELEAVNNPEDPEAGTRKLCFTRELWIEQDDFAEVPPPKYFRLFPGNSVRLRYGYIVTCTGFDKDAAGNITAVRCTYDPETKGGNAPDNRKVKGTIHWLSAADAIPIEVRIYDHLFAVERPMETAPGKTFLDNLNPNSLELVSHAYGEKSLAKAVPGDRFQFERLGYFARDPDVSKGGAPVFNKTVGLRDTWAKIGRKTAQ